The Musa acuminata AAA Group cultivar baxijiao chromosome BXJ2-5, Cavendish_Baxijiao_AAA, whole genome shotgun sequence genomic interval TATCAAACTTTTGCATGCACATGATATAATCATCCCACTAGATGAAGAATTCATAAAACAAGATAAATTTAATATCGTTAATGAAAACctgttaaaaaattaatataaactaTAATTAATAGAATATGTACTAGATTATTTAATAGAATTGACCCTCTACCTGAGCCTATCCTAGATATACCTATATATAGGAGTAGTCATTTTTCTCATATTAGTCCCTTTGTGATGAGACCTAGTCATTTTTCTCGTATTAGTCCCTTTGTGATGAGACCTCCAACAAATCCAACTCCATCTTTTGATTCAATAGTAGCTCAATTGGAACATCTTGAACTTTGTTCGATTAGATTTTGACTGAGATGCAGTGTATCAATCAATATCTTAAAACTTTTAATTTATACATTCTTCTTTTTATTAACATTCATACTTTATTCATtgtttttgctttttattatgatatcttTTAAGCTATGATGTTTTTCACTGATGCCTTATGATGCTTTTATAATTATCTTTAATTGATGCTATGCATTGATAATAATATGATTTTTGTATTGAAAACTATTAAAAATCACTAGAATTTAtgatcaaattattttaatttgaatacaaGACTAGCATTGAAAgtatattattttgaattcaaattcatcatatttttaagataatatataaataaGAGAAGTCTTGTTAAGAACCTATTattaattggttatcattataaaaaaagagagagattgttgaatctcatattttgatgataatatcaattgatgagtttattaaattaatatacttttgagataagtgacatagGTAATACATCGATCATGCACTCAGACTCTTGCTTAGTTAAACGTTAAGCCAAACTATCGATCGATGAACTTCGTACTAAATATTCAAATATCATGTCAAAAGGAATATATAATGTATTGAAAGATTAAATATTATAGCGAACACAAATGATATGTGAAGAATAATATGATATATCAAAAGTTCATATTAAAGGGTCGTATGATCAAAGACATGCAAGTGTTGATGGTGTGATGAAAGAATTTGTTGAGTTAGAAGTGTTTTATATCAATTTGAATCATTTTTGGGCTAATTTTGAGCTCAAGCCTTCGGCCTTGAGTTCGGGTCGAAATTGGGCCCATTATAGAATCGAAGAAGTGACTTATTCTAGGCCTAaatagtggtaccatcacttgagtcaatcgataatacaaaaaatattgtAGCAAGATCGATGATAGTACCACTAGTTtaataatatcatcaaaaggTAGTGTCGGTACCATCGGAGTTTGAATTTATGGCTCGTACCAAAAATTATAATGATAGTATTACCTAATGTTAGTGATAATATCACTAATACCTCAAAATTttcaggatttaaatttttttattctatttttgaTGCTTTTTAAAACTCATAAATATCCCACTTATAAAATGTTATAACCTCTTATTTTGAGTCTCCTTCTTCTCTTAAGTTtggttttgatataaagttatagGATACGAGAGATCTTTTATAAAAAGTAAATATAAAGGTTATCTTTTCAGcctacaaaaaaaaataaaattatagaatgaataattaattttattcatTAGAAAGAATATTGATAGTGAAAATTGATAATCTCAAGGGAAGATGAATTGGACATAGGCTAATAAGATCAAACAATTATAAATTAGTTTGTCTCTCTTTATTTATCTTTTACTCGTGacttaaaaatattctctttacaGAACTTTTATTTGATCAATcagtttttaaaatatattattttctcgatataattttaaaatcgattaaaaactttatagcattaattcatctcAAAATTAACAATGATATGATGTCCATATTAATGAGATTACATTAGACCAAATTTAGCATCTAGTTTCAACAATCAAAATCATTTCCATCTACAATCATTGATACTGTAATCACCCTCAAAAGTTAGGAATCATTGACCAATAAAATAAGCCAGATATATGTGTAGTGCAAGTCCAAGTCGTGAGCCTACTTAGCTAGGCCATTGCGTGTGCGTTGTAGATTACGTGATATGATAGGAGGGATCAtgtgtcatgtcatgtcatgcaTCATGTGTCACGTAGTAAATCAATACATCCGATAAGTTATGCCCTACAATCAAGAAAGAAATGTCTTGCGATCAATGATATGCAACAATGGTTGAAGAGTGCTCGAGACATACAAGCTGGTGGCTACCAACGCCTACAAGACAACCACTGTGCACCCATAAGTCCTACGTCAAATGCCATCTAAGATGGTTCACCTACAATAGTAGTGCATCGATAACAAGCTACTAATCCGTATACAGGCAACGAACGAGCTCAGATGTGTATAGGTAATTGGATGTATGAGCTGAGCCGAGATGATCGCTTGTTCTCCCTTGATGAAAAGTGAGGGTAGCACCATACCATGCAAGTCGAGAAATATCACTTATGCACTCACTCTTTGGGCTGAGTTACACGTACTTGTGCTTTGTGTTGGCTTGCATTTTGGCTCGACCTCGTGAATATAAGTTGGGGCTATGTGGGACCCAACTatgactgtgtgtgtgtgtgtgtgtgtgtgtgtgtgtgtgtcattaATGTACATAGCAACTTATAGTGGTGTTGTGCTgtgaggtgtgtgtgtgtgttggatCAATCTTAAACATGTTTCGTCATGCCATGCTCAGTATCAATCATCATCAAAGTGCAGCACAAGAGAGAAGAAAACGATGCAAGGAAAGCGAGCATTGGTAGAAAGCTGAATGCTGCAAGGAAACAGTATCCAGATATTGCAAGGAATGTGGAGCTCACTTCCCCCCCCCccacaaaacataacatgcatcttTTTCATCTCAGTGGACAGCCTAATACTCAATGATGAAAAGCTTCAAGCCTTCACACAACTTTAAGGACCAATTTCCACAAGTATCTAACAAAGTAACAGCTCAGATGTATGACAGTTTATATGTCAACACAGATGGAAGAGAAATCCAGTGTTAATTCAGCATATAAAGAAGGTTCATAAGTTAGGGAAAGGAATCCTTCATTTCCCATGTGAGACTAAATGCAGTGCATAAAGTTGCAAGGGAAAGGGGTGACAAATGTAGGAATGGCATCACCACTTTGTTGCATAAAAGTGGGAACAAACAACATCACATAAATAAAATACCTGTCTTGAGTTGTTGCTCTCTCCTCACTAGTCTATTGGCAAGTTGAAAGCCTATTTGGTAGAACATGTTCACACAAAACATATGCTGTGATATGTAAAAAGTGAGTATTTAGAATCCTTCAAATAAATTAGAAAGACTCTGTTGTCTACCAAAATTTGCATATGAGAGCAGTGAAGAATGGACAACATCATATGCCTCTCTCTCCATCAACTTTCTTTGTTTGGTGATAAATAGACACCACAGCTGCATTGCCATGTAAACAAAGGAGTGGTTCAATCTACCATGAGCTCTCTCATGAAATGCCTCCCACTCATACCAATTTTTATAAGATGTTAAGAAGATTGCAGCTGTGAATCAGTAATTGGCACATAATAAAGGGGGTTAATTCAAGCTTGTGGCACATAGGCACACACAATGAAGCAGTAATTCAAATCTGTCTTTGGGAGACTCAGTGGCCAAAAACAAAGTTTGACTAGTTCTTATTGGTTTTATCTAATAGCAGAGAGGCCAGCTTGCAGTTTTTGGTGCATCAATGCAGAATCATATGAATGAAGTCATGCAGAAAGGTAAACCTGCTGTCAGCAGTGATCCAAATGGCTTTCAGGAATTGGACAGTGTATATATTTAATCACACTGTTGAAAAAAGTCATGAATCATTGAAGGTttggtaaagattttttttttaattatccacTCTTAGCAATAGTTCCATCTTAAGTTTGCAACTTAATAAATGATATCAAGTATGTTATCTTAATAAATGAAATGTTTAGTGGCTACCCACTGTCTCCTACCAACCTTTTCCATCTAATATATTGGTCAAGCAACCACACAATACAGATTAACAAATGTTCACCTATTTGGTCATCTGAATGCATCTTATTAGACTTCAGCCATAACAAtagtaagtaaaaaaaaaataatgaaacttTTAACTTTTCCTGATGaccaaaagaaatattaaaaaatatacaaaAATGTAGTACAATCAGATATGAAAAAAAATCCAGCCTCCAACATAAATATTAATTTAGTTGCTGTCATGGTATAACAACAGCGCGAAAATAATCAACAGGTAATGATTTAGGCTTCAAAGTTTGGAACAAAAAAAAATCCATGTTACTTGGAACTGCATCAATCTCAACCTAGCAATTAGAAAGAAAATGACAGACTTGTGTCTAGTAATTGAAACAAGATACAATACAAAGCTCAGTAGATACCTGGTGGTGGCTGCCTTCCAGCAAAAGAGGGCACCAAGTTGCCAGAGATCATGCATTGAACACCTTTATCTGTCCATCACCATCAAACTCTGTTGTTTCATGTCCCAAAAAATGTCATCATGCAAGTGAAGACCAGATTCTGGTTCTGTTCCACTTTCCAATTGCAATCacaaaaaacatatatatttGGCATAAGCCTAGTTCATTTAGTAACCCTTGTAATGGCTTCCCTCTTGTTTGCTTTATTGCCAACTGAGTCTTATGACAGCCCATTGTTCACACAAAAAAAGCTGTAATAGCACAGTAATAGATTAAAGACTTGTGAGGAAAAGCTGGCATTCGAAAGCTCAGGGATAAAGTGAAAGAACCCTTGATCATAGGCAAAAGACAcaatacaaaagtgattattcTACAAAATAATGTGGAGCTCACTTGCCATAAAACATGGTTTTCTTTTTCCAAGTTGCTGGCTGGCTTCCAAAGTATGCAGGGGATCAACTTTAGCCTTGGAGAACTAAATGAAGGACAGAGAGAAAGGAAAGCTAATCTGAGACCCCACAAAGAGCACACAAAACTCTCCATGATTTTTTAGAATCACCCAACACAGCATTTCTCCCTCTTCTCTTCTAACTATATCTGAATTTATTGAAGAGTCAAACATAATGGGCTGAACTGCTGCAATGTGTTGTTGTTAttcttatcttttgatgaatgaaGAATTTTATCAACAATCACAAAGCATTTACATCCCTGGACATATAAAACTTTGAAAGATCCTCCAACTTCAGACCTGCCTTGGCTAGCTAGTGAGCTACCTAATTACAAGACAAGATATGGGAGACTATAAACCTATCAAAAACTATAATGATAATCCTGCCATCCCTACAGAGAAGAATTCCCTGGTTGCCAAAACTCTCAATAAAAGGTTCTTTAAGGTCTGCAGTGCTGAATAAAGCTTAGATCAAAAGGTAATCAGTCGAGTTGTCAGGACACAGTCCTCTGCAAAGCTTTAGCTTCTTAGCATCTTTTTATTTGCGGTAGAGACAGTCAAAAGAAATGATTACTTCATGTTTCAAAGCCCCACAGGTAAATTAAAGTTTCCAGTGTTTAAGCCATGATCCTAAATCCCAAATAATTTTCTCAACAACAATTTGAATGTTCCACTTGAGCAAACGTTTTGTCAAGTGTGAATGTGTATTTTGCTGAATTTGAAAAGGTTACTCTTTTTGTAGCAATATCCTCATACACCAGAACAATTTTTGATTGATATATTGAGCTAGAAATTGATTTTACACCAAATCATATCTGCACCAACATGGTACCAAATTCATGTTATGCATGGCATCAGCAGGATCTTTAAATAAATTGCAAGAAACTGAGGCCAAGATTTTATATGTAAGCTATGGAAAGAATCTCTTCTCTGATTGAGTTGAATAATTGAGTAGGGGAAAGAAAGAGACTAATGGAATGTCTTTCTTCCACATACATCAACTAGAGACCTCTACCTGTCTACCTCTTATCACTCGAGCATGGAGACAAACATCTCCTTCCTCCCACATCTACAATTTCAGGTGAGACAATCCATGGTTGGCACATCAAAGACCTAAAGCAATTTGTTTTGTTTACTTCTGTAGTAGACAAAGAGAGGAGTAAGCAAGTAGACTAAGAAAGCAATTCTTCACACTTTATCAAGCTTTGATTAGAAGCAAATACACATCTATTTCATAGAAAGGAAGACTAGAATATAAGcattcaaataaaaatattaggtCCAAAAGGACATGTTAGCTAACTGCACTTTTGCTTCAAGCAAGTAAATACAAGAAAGTGCCTTAGTTTCAGGATCTCCAAATGTCAATTAATAAGTATCACTAGACTCAAAAACCATTCACAGATTAGCTTTGAATTTTGAGACTGACTGAGCTATGATGTGTTAATCATAAGGCTTAAGTCAATTAataccaacaaaaaaaaaacatcatgaaGTCCAACCATTTGAGGGTCGGTTACGTGCATCTTTTCCCGAAAACAAGTCAACTAATAACAACTTAAAATTTTCATTTGATTTGTTTTAACATATAAAACACCAAAAAATTCATTACTGCCTTTGAAAGGTAAGTAACACATTATAGAATCATACAGTGGAGATGAGAAACAAACAGAAAGCTGAAAGGCCCAACATGGTGTTATTGATTTGGTCTCTAGCTGTATGATTATTGTCCCATTGTAGGATGTAGAGTTCAAATCTTTTCTAGAATTGAAAACCTTGCATTTCTTAATGATTATATCAAGTCCCATAAATTATCAGAATAATGTTGACAATGGTCATAAATGTTGAAAGTTAAATCAGAAATTGACCTTCTTCCCTGTGTGGTGGGAAGGAAAATGCTCAAATACAGATAATGATCCATCAACTTCAAAGTAAAAATTCTTCTATTGCTGCAGTTCTTCTCTTCTCTCTGGCTGGGGGCTGAACCTGATGAAGATTTGCAAATTAAAGAGGATTAAATCACTACCATATGCAATAAATATTAAGTAACAAAACCCTGTAGTGACATACTTCAAATAAGATCTTGATGTATGAGAAAAATAAGGAGAAAACTATAGAACAAGCAGATTTGCTGCAGCAAAGACAAACTCTGGCATTTCTTGGAGAAGGCAACAGCTATTTGCCTGGGCACACAATTGAGTGTAGGAAAACTTATGCTTGATATATATGAAGCATGGATCATGCCCATATGTTTTATAGAAGATTAAGATCTTGCTGGAAAGTCAATGTTAGTTTAGTCTTGACAAGcctaatttattttaataaacaTGATGTGCATATCATCCTTATATCATTGCTGCAGTCATCCCATATGTAATAAATCATTCTTTAAACCAAAGGTACAAATTAAAATGTAGAAGCTGAGCTGTCTATTGGAAGGTGAAAAGTCAAAGTCTTGTTCTACAAATTGTGTATAATCAACTAATATCCATATCTCCATTAATGGATTATCAATTACCTACCACCAAAGTATGGTTCATGACTGTACAAGAACTTATGTAACCCATATGACTCTTATGCCCATTTTatttttgcatgttctaaagaAAACACCTTAGAGAACACTGAGAAGCAATTAAAATGAGAAAATATGAGAAATTATAACACAGTAGCAGCATGTTTGAAGCTttttatttgaaatattacaTACTTCAGCTCATAGGAAGATCTTAATCATAAAAGTCAGCAGTTCTGTTTTGTCATATcaatgaataaaaataaaaaggaaaaaaaggaaaacaattaTGCCAACTTGAAAGACAGAGAGCTACTCAGAAGCTTCATTTAGACTGGTAAACCATTCAAAAGATGGAGCTACTAATCCGTGCTGCTTAGATATGGAACCACGTGGCTAAATTTGGATCTTGACTTTGGCTGGTCTAATTCAACGATGTTGACTAATGTTTAGTTTaattatccatatatatatatataattcatatatatatatatatatatatatatatatatatatatatatatatatggatatataaagTTTTCTTATAATGAAATATTAACTTAATTTATCAGAATCAATTATTAATTGAAATCATGCTTTAAATTCAAGcttaattctaaaaaatcataaatttgtTGATCATCTTTTCCCATCAGTAGTATACATACATTCTGTGAAATATCATCGAAaggcctctctctctctagcttgAGTTGAACGACGCTCTCCATTGGTCCCCATTTGCTGTATCCCTCAAGTCTTCGTTCTTCCAATTGACCGAGTGCGAAGAACAGTGAACGGAGCAGAGAAGCAAGGTAAGAGGGGGAGAGATATGGCGGCCAACCCGCGGCGTGGATGGAGATGGGAGTGAATGGGTAACCACAAGTCATTCTGGAACTTCTCCAAATTCCACCGTCGCTCGCCTTCTTCCGCCCTGCCCGCGTCCTCCAGCACCACGGCGGCGGCGGAGATGCCCATGGAGTTCCTTTGCCCCATCTCCTGTTCCCTTATGGCCGATCCCGTCATCGTTCCCCCTTCCGGCCACACCTTCGAGCGCAGCTGCATCCAGGCCTGCGCCGACCTCGCCTTCTCCCCGCCCGGGCTCGCCGTTGATCTCGGCCTCTCCCCTCTCGTCCTCATCCCCAACGTCGCGCTCAAGTCCGCCATCCTCCGGTGGTGCGAGCGATCCGGAATCCCGCATCCCATCCCCATCCCCCTCGATGCCGCCCGCTCCCTCGTCCGCGGCCTTATGCCTCCCTCCTTCGATCCACCTCCCGCCACCCCGCCCCTTGCTCTCGTCGAAGCAGAGGAGGTGGAAAAAGGCGAATCCTTTGGAGCGCGAGAGGGGACATACGCGTATGGTGGAACTGAAAGAGCGAGGGGGGGACGAGGTGAGGTCTTCAGAGGAGCAGCGGTCGAAGATTCTTACGGCAGATACGACGGAAAAGGTGAGGCCTTGCTAGCTTCTTCGGCGTTCTCGGATGAGAAAGATGGGATCTTTCGCTCGAgatcgaaccagaattttagggagGCGACGAGTCCCAACACTCCTCCCGCTTTCTCCGTTCGCACGAGGAAGCAAGCTTCCTCCTCTCCGCTGTCGACCTCGTCCGCGTACTCGTACCCCACCTCTTCCTCCAATTCCTCTTTCCATGAGGTCTTCGTGGAGGAAGCCTCCAAAGAGCCGCCACCACCACCTCAAGTCAACGATCCGACGGCTTCCGATCTTGCCCCATCTCCGACTGCGGAGATCGACGTGTCGGAGGAGGAAGTGGTGATCAAATTAATGAGTAAGGACATGTTCGAGCAAGAATCCACCGTGGTGTTGCTACGGCAAGCCACCAGGGAGAGCCTGAACAGCCGAATTGCCCTCTGCACGCCTCGTCTCCTCGCAGCCCTCCGTCCCATGCTCCTTACCCACAGCACCGCCATCCAGATCGATGCCACCGCCGCATTGGTGAACCTTTCCTTGGAGCCCGCAAATAGGGTTCGGATCGTCAAGTCGGGGACGGTGCTGCCGCTCGTGGAAGTGCTCGAGGGTGGCCACCCGGAAGCACGCGACCACGCCGCTGGTGCCCTCTTCAGCCTCGCCCTCGAGGACGAGAACCGGGCGGCGATCGGTGTACTCGGAGCCATCCCTCCACTGCTCAACCTTTTCTCCATGCCCTCCCCCGATGGAGCTCGCGCCCGCCGCGACGCCGGGATGGCGCTGTACTACCTATCTCTCGCTAGCGCCAACCGTTCCAAGATCGCGCGAGCTCCGGGGGCGGTACGGGCACTGCTCTCCGTGGCATCGGAGAAGGAGGAGACGCCGCCGTCACAGGGGCCGAGTTTGGTGAGGCTGGCGATGATGGTGGTGTGCAACCTGGCCAGTAGCACCGAGGGACGGGCGGCACTGATGGACGGCGGGGCGGTGGCGAGAGTAGTGTCGCTGATGAGTTCGCCgtcggcggcggtggaggagtaCTGCGTGTCAGCGCTCTACGGGATGAGCCGCGGGAGCCTCCGGTTCCGCGGACTGGCAAGGTCGGCGGGGGCGGAGCGCGTGCTGATGCGGGTCGCGGAAGGCAGCGGGGGCGGCGGCGACATGCGACAGACGATGGCGAAGAAGACGCTGAGGGCCCTGAGGGGGGCGGACGACGACGAGGAGGCTGCCTCGCCGCCGATGGGATTCCTGGCGGACGACGACGGTAGCGTCGTCTCGGAGGGGATGATGTCATTTCGCAGGCGTCCAAATCAGCATGGTAACTCGGAGCGTCTGAAAACGGCCGAGTTCTGAACTCGGCCGAGCCCCGACCGAGTTAAGATGAATCGCTCCCATCTTTATTTCCTCACTTGATTCTTAGCTGCTAATTGGTTTATTACACTTAAATTCCCCTCTGTAATTGTCATCATCGTCATTATCATCATGTTGTGCTTGTTGGAGTGTCTTTCATAAAAGTTCATAAATGTGAAGAAaattataagataaaaataaGAATGAACATTTAGTGAGACATGAGGCTGATGTTACTATCAAGTATATGAAAGCTTttacctttctttctttcttctatgATTGAATTATACAACCAACTATTCAAATAAGTCGGCAGCAAGAAGAGAGCTTACTATAGGCAAGCAGCtctaataccatgatagaaagaatagaagataagaagcgaTTAAATGCATTAGCATGTCCCTCTCATATTTATAGGGATTAGGAGGGAGAATTTTCcttcaatagaatagaggattttcctcaacagaatagataagatttcctcgtatagttggggaaatcttatcttctattacaCCAAACCTCATCAACTCTCACCTTCTTAGTATGCAGAGCTACATAATGCACATCTTAGTGAAGTCTCAATGAGTATTAGAATTATTTCAGTTGAATATCCATATAAATAACCTAAATGCTTGTGTTTGGGAGAATGAGCATTAAAGGTTATAAACAATTGTTTATTTACTTGGTTAATAGGAGTTATCTTAATTAAAAACAATGGCTTAGAAATTAAAAGAAGGCCCAATTAATAAAATGGTATGATTATAATCTTCATGGgtaattgaggtctaatgaatgtATCGCTAGCTTTCCACATTTTCTCATCTCTCTTCTATTGTATCCATCTTTATCTATCTTTACAACAACGACACttaatatctttatatatatgCTATTGAACTATAtacaaagttattatctttatttAAATCAAGGACACTTAAAATCTTTATTATAACTATTAAAAATATCTTCTCAAACCTCCCTTTATCCTACTTGCACTACTAATTAATTCTAAAATCATGTAACTACAATATATGTATTGTAAATATAtttctataatttttattttttttaaaaaattcacaaataaaaatatttttttaatcttttgtaGTAACTGATAAGCTCAATAGTTATTCTCACAAATGGTAGTAAGACATCACAAAAAGCTTCTAATGTccctttttattataataattttttttcatgaataatATCCTTATCAATTTGTTCACCATAATTAATTCAAGTTACCCAAAATTTTATTTACTAAAATTTTTTAACCATCCATTTTAATTTCGTTTTATTTCTTCGGTTAGTGATATTAAGATTACATCTCATATATTCAGGTCCAGTCCTACTTAATTTGAAGTATTTAATTTCTACGGTTTATCTACATAACCAAATTTAGAATTAATTTCACTTGAACTCtacttaattaaaataatattagatcTATCCCATACATTATTTGTAAGTTCATCCATTTCTATTTTTACAAAGTATGAATTAAGTAGGGATGGACAATCCCTATGATACAtatcaatataattaataaagACAATTTTTTCCCCTAAGACTTACCATAATATTTCTTTAGGAACTGCAtggtagattttttttaaaatttaataaaaatcatatgaaaattctttttcttgaCTCTTTAGTT includes:
- the LOC103983990 gene encoding U-box domain-containing protein 41-like, which produces MGNHKSFWNFSKFHRRSPSSALPASSSTTAAAEMPMEFLCPISCSLMADPVIVPPSGHTFERSCIQACADLAFSPPGLAVDLGLSPLVLIPNVALKSAILRWCERSGIPHPIPIPLDAARSLVRGLMPPSFDPPPATPPLALVEAEEVEKGESFGAREGTYAYGGTERARGGRGEVFRGAAVEDSYGRYDGKGEALLASSAFSDEKDGIFRSRSNQNFREATSPNTPPAFSVRTRKQASSSPLSTSSAYSYPTSSSNSSFHEVFVEEASKEPPPPPQVNDPTASDLAPSPTAEIDVSEEEVVIKLMSKDMFEQESTVVLLRQATRESLNSRIALCTPRLLAALRPMLLTHSTAIQIDATAALVNLSLEPANRVRIVKSGTVLPLVEVLEGGHPEARDHAAGALFSLALEDENRAAIGVLGAIPPLLNLFSMPSPDGARARRDAGMALYYLSLASANRSKIARAPGAVRALLSVASEKEETPPSQGPSLVRLAMMVVCNLASSTEGRAALMDGGAVARVVSLMSSPSAAVEEYCVSALYGMSRGSLRFRGLARSAGAERVLMRVAEGSGGGGDMRQTMAKKTLRALRGADDDEEAASPPMGFLADDDGSVVSEGMMSFRRRPNQHGNSERLKTAEF